Proteins found in one bacterium genomic segment:
- a CDS encoding formylglycine-generating enzyme family protein, whose protein sequence is MRKRLGLLLLLCLICVKGVCGDTVPADKTPLLPGGIELPLIFVRAPRGSDEGTGITRDFYMGQFEITNGQWQALTGSTPTGESGDPESPDFLKPATNMTQDEAVNFAKTLGDYLCAEYPEDFAGAALPTSDQWKYACAAGTRTEYYWGDDPDYTAIDDYAWYNANANGMKQPVGGKLPNAWGLYDTSGNVAEWIDNRDSGCWWPDPPYRPYGLWETAIWVHGGSCDSGPWDCASDSLEVLQWTEIIEDCPYAGDQSAWFLIRSDFVGLRVVVFPAAEAPTSNPYPIPVEFEFARNGEGWRAFGWPPFDSPIFATTIGSPGTLDMTAIPSTELVGIWRSPSLEVTEAGASLNIATNIPLSIEKAEGQTVFRASCRITCDEEDPGIVPTIRIRTTAENSQQSDVLVIESNAGGAYSPGPNGRQYDLYFSPPATSSIFSLHFDMLNFTPRDSQTATLRLDQVSISPVPDYAFLQSREEKIYDFSEGTNDWQYFGIPEAFASPVFSYDQAGQRLVASPSDADEFQFGFWGSSLESSNNVTIEPHRMYYGIFTVGSDLVDPQLAPTFRLRMNESLFRACAYTVIAPTGQALNTPTLGVPRDYTVYFPPDFGVETSLLSSFDFLADPEHALLDRNGSLFLERVQIRSVPTEITMMLPGNVPLTFLPVPPGLFLMGCYPGEEAATAYEVPQHWVEIGYSFYMAKFELTKGQWEAVMGTQPWAEEATNVPHYSDQPANYISWDDAQMYISTLNSYLYASGQGEFQVRLPSEAEWEYVCRAGTTTRYYWGDDPNYEDIDEYAWYNLNSGEDYSHAVGQKPPNRWGFHDMSGSIREWCQDEGHFNYNGAPPTDGSAWEDGSGYPEGQRVFRGGSYSTMRSQCRSAFRYPYCCPPEAKHREYGFRLVGYWDVGGGGQ, encoded by the coding sequence ATGAGAAAGCGGCTGGGTCTTCTGCTTCTATTGTGTCTGATCTGTGTGAAGGGGGTCTGCGGCGATACTGTGCCTGCGGACAAGACGCCCCTGCTACCCGGAGGAATCGAGCTGCCCTTGATCTTTGTCCGTGCGCCGCGGGGTTCGGATGAAGGTACGGGCATCACACGTGACTTTTACATGGGCCAGTTCGAAATCACAAACGGCCAATGGCAAGCTCTCACTGGCTCCACACCGACCGGCGAATCTGGCGATCCGGAGTCACCGGACTTTCTGAAACCGGCCACCAACATGACGCAGGACGAGGCCGTGAACTTCGCGAAGACTCTCGGCGATTATCTGTGCGCTGAATACCCCGAGGACTTCGCCGGGGCGGCTCTACCGACGTCAGATCAGTGGAAGTATGCCTGCGCTGCCGGGACGAGAACCGAGTACTACTGGGGGGACGACCCGGACTACACCGCAATCGACGATTATGCCTGGTACAATGCGAATGCGAATGGCATGAAGCAGCCTGTTGGAGGCAAGCTCCCGAACGCCTGGGGTCTCTACGACACGAGTGGCAATGTCGCCGAATGGATAGATAATCGAGACTCCGGGTGTTGGTGGCCGGATCCTCCCTACAGACCCTACGGCTTGTGGGAGACTGCAATCTGGGTGCACGGCGGGAGCTGCGACAGCGGCCCCTGGGATTGTGCCAGCGATTCATTGGAGGTTCTCCAATGGACTGAGATTATCGAAGACTGCCCATATGCGGGCGATCAATCCGCGTGGTTTCTCATTCGTTCCGATTTTGTCGGATTGCGCGTCGTTGTCTTCCCTGCAGCCGAAGCACCAACTTCCAATCCCTATCCTATCCCTGTCGAATTCGAGTTCGCCAGGAACGGGGAAGGATGGAGAGCTTTCGGTTGGCCACCTTTTGATTCGCCGATCTTCGCCACTACGATTGGTTCACCTGGGACATTGGACATGACCGCAATACCCAGCACGGAACTGGTCGGTATCTGGCGATCGCCATCGCTGGAAGTCACCGAGGCTGGCGCATCGCTGAATATTGCAACCAACATCCCGTTGAGTATCGAGAAGGCTGAAGGACAGACTGTGTTCAGGGCCTCCTGTCGAATCACTTGCGATGAAGAAGATCCGGGTATCGTGCCGACGATCCGCATTCGCACCACGGCTGAGAATAGCCAGCAGTCCGATGTCCTTGTTATCGAATCGAATGCAGGCGGCGCATACTCGCCTGGGCCAAATGGAAGGCAATACGACTTGTACTTCTCTCCACCCGCCACGAGTTCTATCTTCTCCTTGCATTTTGACATGTTGAATTTCACGCCACGGGATTCCCAGACGGCAACGTTGCGGCTGGATCAAGTCTCGATCTCTCCGGTTCCGGATTATGCCTTCCTCCAATCAAGAGAGGAGAAGATATACGATTTTTCGGAAGGGACCAATGACTGGCAGTACTTCGGGATTCCAGAGGCCTTTGCTTCACCTGTCTTCTCATACGATCAAGCCGGCCAGCGGCTGGTAGCTTCTCCATCCGACGCGGATGAGTTTCAGTTTGGTTTTTGGGGATCGTCGCTTGAGTCTTCCAACAACGTAACAATCGAACCCCATCGAATGTACTACGGGATATTCACGGTAGGAAGCGACTTGGTGGACCCACAACTGGCACCCACGTTTAGACTGCGAATGAACGAGTCCCTGTTCCGAGCGTGCGCCTATACCGTGATCGCGCCAACCGGTCAGGCATTGAACACTCCGACTCTGGGAGTACCCCGAGATTACACTGTCTATTTCCCTCCAGACTTCGGCGTTGAGACAAGCTTGCTCTCATCATTTGACTTCCTGGCAGATCCCGAACATGCGCTCTTGGACCGGAACGGCTCTCTATTCCTGGAACGCGTCCAGATCCGCTCCGTTCCGACAGAAATCACGATGATGCTGCCCGGAAATGTGCCTCTCACATTCCTCCCCGTTCCGCCTGGCTTGTTCTTGATGGGATGTTATCCAGGAGAAGAAGCAGCCACCGCCTATGAGGTGCCTCAGCACTGGGTCGAGATTGGATACTCTTTCTACATGGCCAAGTTTGAGCTGACCAAAGGGCAGTGGGAAGCTGTCATGGGGACACAGCCCTGGGCTGAGGAAGCGACAAATGTACCCCACTACTCCGACCAACCTGCGAACTACATTTCATGGGATGATGCCCAGATGTATATTTCGACGCTAAACAGCTATCTCTATGCGTCAGGGCAGGGAGAATTCCAGGTGCGACTTCCCTCTGAAGCCGAGTGGGAATATGTCTGCAGGGCGGGGACAACGACACGCTACTATTGGGGGGATGATCCCAACTATGAGGACATCGATGAATATGCCTGGTACAACCTGAACAGTGGGGAGGACTACTCACATGCGGTCGGGCAAAAGCCCCCAAATCGATGGGGCTTCCATGATATGAGTGGCAGTATCCGCGAATGGTGTCAGGATGAAGGACATTTCAACTACAATGGAGCACCACCCACCGATGGCTCTGCTTGGGAGGATGGTTCGGGATATCCCGAAGGGCAAAGAGTTTTCCGTGGGGGAAGTTACAGCACAATGCGAAGTCAGTGCCGCTCTGCCTTCCGATATCCCTACTGCTGTCCGCCGGAAGCCAAACACAGAGAGTATGGATTCAGGTTAGTTGGATATTGGGATGTCGGGGGCGGAGGGCAATGA
- a CDS encoding efflux RND transporter permease subunit — translation MIRRIIEFSLDNKFVIFLVMAAILAGGIYSTKNIRLDAIPDLSDVQVIIYTEYPGQAPRIVEDQITYPITTKMLSVPYAKVVRGYSFYNSSFVYVIFEDGTDMYWARSRVLEYLSQLQSQMPEGVTPQLGPDATGVGWAYQYTLTSNKRDLAQLRSIQDWFLKYELTGVQGVSEVASVGGFVRQYQVTVDPEKMRGYGIPITKIRSAIQRSNNEVGGRTIEMAETEYMLRGLGYLGHMTEKERREASEAGISIDIARSQKTIDELNEIAVGVRDDGTPILLRDVARVTTGPEMRRGIMEWNGEGEAVGGIVVVRYGADTLDTIARVKDKLAELEKSLPDDVEVHVGYDRTTLIEHSIDTLRHTLFEESLIVSLIIALFLLHFRSALVPILTLPLAVLVSFIIMYFQGLGANIMSLGGIAIAIGAMVDASIIIVENVHKHYEAERGKRPHWEIVKEACVEVGPTLFYALLIITVSFLPIFALEAQEGRLFKPLAFTKTYAMGASALLAITVSPVLAGFFIRRALLPETWSRLRKRMTIILSPILSALLIFFVTRRFGGEHEAFMWGLDLWTWMSILVGVIVLLALIPQALQPEEKNPISRGLIAVYRPILVGMLRHRKTCWIVIFVAIGIMSSAIYPYKKLGSEFMPPLYEGNLLYMPTTLPGISVTKARELLQQTDKIIQSFPEVESTYGKIGRAETATDPAPMTMIETTIRLKPEKEWPDVDVRDDQGEMIAHRKRTPDELISALNREIKFPGLTNAWTMPIKTRIDMLSTGIKTPVGIKIGGPDLRTLERIGEQVEAVVRKVPNTMSVYSERVMGGRYVNFLPDRQAIQRYGLTVGDVQDVFMSAIGGMNISTTVEGLERYPINLRYPRELRDNVDSLRSVLVPTPQGYQVPLGDLGTFSIEDGAPGIKSEQSRPNAWVYVDIQNIDVGTYVQHAQAAVDEAVASGQIDLPQGYSIGWSGQYEYMLRAKAKLMIVVPVTLIVIILIIFLSTRSLIKTAIVMLAVPFSLVGAFWLLYWLDYNMSVAVWVGMIALAGLDAETGQVMLLYLEVAFEKAKKAGKLIDLAALREAVYEGAAARVRPKAMTVGSTLLGLMPIMWATGSGADTMKRIAVPMIGGVLTSFAMELLIYPVIYYLWKGREVKRLEGQGAEPEGGTA, via the coding sequence ATGATTCGGAGAATCATTGAGTTCTCGCTCGACAACAAGTTTGTCATCTTTCTGGTGATGGCGGCCATTCTGGCGGGAGGGATTTACTCGACGAAGAATATCCGCCTGGATGCGATTCCCGATCTGTCCGACGTGCAGGTGATTATCTATACGGAATACCCGGGGCAGGCGCCCCGGATCGTCGAGGATCAGATTACTTACCCGATCACGACGAAGATGCTCTCGGTCCCTTATGCGAAGGTCGTCCGCGGGTACTCGTTCTACAATTCTTCGTTCGTGTACGTGATCTTCGAAGATGGGACTGACATGTACTGGGCGCGCAGTCGCGTGCTGGAGTACCTGTCGCAGTTGCAGAGCCAGATGCCCGAGGGCGTAACGCCACAGTTGGGCCCGGATGCCACGGGCGTCGGATGGGCATATCAGTATACGCTAACGAGCAATAAGCGCGACTTGGCGCAGCTTCGTTCAATCCAGGATTGGTTCCTCAAGTACGAACTCACCGGCGTGCAAGGAGTGAGCGAAGTCGCCAGCGTCGGCGGATTTGTGCGCCAGTACCAGGTGACCGTCGACCCCGAGAAGATGCGCGGCTACGGCATACCGATTACAAAGATCCGGAGCGCCATTCAGCGAAGCAACAACGAGGTGGGCGGTCGCACAATCGAGATGGCCGAGACCGAGTACATGCTGCGCGGGCTGGGTTATCTCGGGCACATGACCGAGAAGGAGCGACGCGAGGCTTCAGAGGCCGGTATCTCAATCGATATTGCTCGCAGCCAGAAGACAATCGACGAGTTGAACGAGATCGCCGTGGGGGTACGGGACGACGGGACGCCGATTCTGCTCCGTGATGTTGCACGCGTGACGACTGGTCCTGAGATGCGCCGCGGCATTATGGAGTGGAACGGCGAAGGCGAAGCCGTCGGCGGGATCGTAGTCGTGCGCTACGGCGCGGATACGCTCGATACCATCGCGCGCGTGAAAGACAAACTGGCGGAGTTGGAGAAGTCCCTGCCGGATGACGTGGAAGTGCACGTCGGCTATGACCGCACAACACTCATCGAGCACTCCATAGACACGCTGCGCCATACATTATTTGAAGAATCGCTGATCGTCTCTCTCATCATCGCCCTCTTCCTGCTGCATTTCCGAAGTGCCCTTGTGCCGATTCTGACCTTGCCGCTCGCGGTACTGGTCAGTTTCATCATCATGTACTTCCAGGGCCTCGGCGCGAACATCATGAGCCTTGGCGGAATCGCGATCGCCATCGGCGCCATGGTCGATGCGTCGATCATCATTGTCGAAAACGTTCACAAGCACTACGAGGCTGAGCGGGGCAAGCGGCCCCACTGGGAGATTGTGAAGGAAGCGTGCGTGGAGGTGGGGCCAACGCTCTTCTACGCGCTGCTGATCATCACGGTCAGTTTCCTGCCCATCTTCGCGCTCGAAGCTCAAGAAGGCCGGCTATTCAAACCGTTGGCCTTTACGAAGACGTATGCGATGGGAGCGTCGGCCCTGCTGGCGATCACCGTATCGCCCGTCCTCGCGGGCTTCTTCATCCGTCGTGCGTTGCTGCCTGAGACATGGTCGAGGCTGCGCAAGAGGATGACGATTATTCTGTCCCCCATCTTGTCGGCTCTGCTGATCTTCTTTGTCACACGGCGCTTCGGCGGTGAACATGAAGCCTTCATGTGGGGGCTGGATCTTTGGACGTGGATGTCGATTCTGGTTGGGGTGATTGTTCTGCTGGCGCTAATTCCGCAGGCACTTCAGCCGGAAGAGAAGAACCCCATCAGCCGCGGCCTGATTGCCGTCTATCGCCCGATCCTGGTCGGAATGCTGAGGCACCGGAAGACTTGCTGGATTGTGATTTTCGTGGCGATCGGAATCATGTCCTCGGCAATCTATCCGTACAAGAAACTCGGCAGCGAATTCATGCCTCCGCTCTACGAGGGCAATCTGCTCTATATGCCCACGACGTTGCCAGGGATCAGTGTCACAAAGGCTCGTGAGCTCCTGCAGCAAACCGACAAGATCATCCAATCCTTTCCCGAGGTCGAATCCACCTACGGCAAGATCGGTCGCGCGGAAACGGCCACCGATCCTGCGCCCATGACGATGATCGAAACGACGATTCGCCTGAAGCCGGAGAAAGAATGGCCGGACGTCGACGTCCGAGACGATCAGGGTGAGATGATTGCACACCGCAAACGCACGCCGGACGAGTTGATCAGTGCGCTCAACCGCGAAATCAAGTTCCCCGGCCTAACCAATGCCTGGACGATGCCGATCAAGACGCGCATCGATATGCTCTCGACAGGGATCAAGACGCCCGTCGGGATCAAGATCGGCGGACCGGATCTGCGCACGTTGGAGCGCATCGGCGAGCAGGTCGAGGCTGTCGTGCGCAAAGTGCCGAACACGATGAGCGTCTACAGCGAACGCGTCATGGGCGGGCGTTACGTCAACTTTCTGCCTGATCGCCAAGCGATTCAGCGCTATGGCCTGACGGTTGGCGACGTGCAGGATGTCTTCATGTCGGCCATCGGAGGAATGAATATCAGCACGACGGTGGAGGGACTTGAGCGCTACCCCATCAACCTCCGCTATCCCCGAGAGTTACGCGACAACGTCGATAGTCTGCGTTCTGTTCTCGTTCCCACGCCCCAGGGGTACCAGGTGCCCCTCGGCGATCTGGGAACGTTCTCCATCGAAGACGGTGCGCCTGGTATCAAGAGTGAACAGAGTCGTCCCAACGCGTGGGTCTATGTCGACATCCAGAACATCGACGTGGGGACCTATGTCCAGCACGCGCAAGCGGCCGTCGATGAAGCGGTGGCCAGCGGGCAAATCGACCTGCCGCAGGGATACTCCATCGGATGGTCTGGACAGTACGAGTATATGCTGCGTGCGAAGGCGAAACTGATGATTGTTGTGCCGGTGACGTTGATCGTCATCATCTTGATCATCTTCCTCAGCACTCGCAGCTTGATCAAGACAGCTATCGTCATGCTGGCCGTTCCCTTCAGTCTGGTCGGCGCGTTCTGGTTACTGTATTGGCTCGACTACAACATGTCTGTCGCTGTCTGGGTTGGTATGATCGCTTTAGCGGGGCTGGATGCAGAGACGGGCCAGGTTATGCTCTTGTATCTGGAAGTTGCCTTCGAGAAAGCGAAGAAGGCCGGCAAGCTGATCGATCTGGCCGCGCTTCGGGAAGCCGTTTACGAAGGCGCGGCCGCGCGTGTGCGCCCAAAAGCAATGACGGTGGGGTCGACATTACTGGGCCTGATGCCAATCATGTGGGCAACTGGCAGCGGAGCGGACACAATGAAGCGCATTGCTGTTCCGATGATCGGCGGCGTGTTGACCAGTTTCGCGATGGAACTGCTCATCTACCCGGTCATCTACTACCTGTGGAAGGGGCGCGAAGTGAAGCGCCTGGAAGGACAGGGGGCGGAACCGGAAGGAGGCACAGCATGA
- a CDS encoding efflux RND transporter periplasmic adaptor subunit, translated as MNERAFMCHARGAVLLLPFLVVLAFLSSPVRAQEMKTLYTCGMHPEVISDEPGMCPKCDMKLTPMDKDRARMILAARGEIVPEDDGGGREREILYWRAPMDPTYIRNEPGKSPMGMDLVPVYADDVAGGPTIRIDPVTEQNMGVRYDVVRRGPLDKSVRTVGTIAYDEQSIGTVTTKIDGWAEKVYVDSTGTQVHEGEKLFDLYSPELYSAQEEYLVALRNLETAEANDSERTAELARSRSRSARERLLFFDIGEDQIDALRKEKRLQKTLPINARLTGIVTKKNVQEGDHLKAGQPAYTIADLSTVWVMGKVYESDLPYVKLGQEAEMRLDYLPGRTYHGRVTYIYPYLEEGTREIPVRMEFHNPGYVLKPGMYATIELKADLGEAVLVPSMAVIKTGEREVAFVSREAGKFEPREVQTGLRNATDELQVLSGLAPGEKVVVSGQFLLDSESRLREATLKMLSPGMKNTSEIMEHDPDAHEEMDMGDGAAGGETKWVCPMPSHAGIYYDESGDCPLCGMMLVPVDHDQDIGSAIDHYTCPMPQHYHINEDSPGKCPECGMTLIPVTKAELERFAVAKDDAPPNLYTCPMPSHAHVVSEEAGKCPECGMKLVPTESVPHGRDAELKWEQDQAEARGETVLYVCPMESHKHIVSDEPGRCPDCNMKLVPTSEVDFGAESERIWHEEHGG; from the coding sequence ATGAACGAACGGGCTTTCATGTGCCATGCAAGGGGCGCCGTCCTGCTTCTTCCATTCCTGGTCGTTCTTGCCTTCCTGAGTTCCCCCGTGCGGGCTCAGGAGATGAAGACGTTGTATACTTGCGGGATGCACCCGGAGGTCATCTCGGATGAACCGGGCATGTGTCCGAAGTGCGATATGAAGCTGACGCCGATGGATAAGGACCGGGCGCGGATGATTCTAGCGGCTCGCGGGGAGATTGTCCCGGAGGATGACGGCGGCGGCAGAGAGCGCGAGATTCTCTATTGGCGCGCGCCGATGGATCCCACCTACATCCGGAACGAGCCGGGCAAGAGCCCGATGGGCATGGACCTGGTCCCGGTCTATGCAGACGACGTGGCAGGCGGCCCCACCATCCGCATCGATCCGGTAACGGAGCAGAACATGGGCGTGCGCTACGATGTCGTTCGGCGCGGGCCTTTGGACAAGAGCGTGCGCACGGTTGGCACCATCGCCTACGATGAGCAGAGCATCGGCACCGTCACGACGAAGATCGACGGGTGGGCCGAGAAGGTGTATGTGGACTCGACCGGCACCCAGGTTCACGAGGGCGAGAAGCTGTTCGATTTGTATTCGCCGGAGCTCTACAGCGCCCAGGAGGAGTACCTGGTGGCGCTGCGAAATCTGGAAACGGCCGAGGCGAACGATTCGGAGCGCACCGCCGAACTGGCGCGCTCTCGTTCGCGCTCGGCGCGCGAGCGGCTGCTCTTCTTCGACATCGGAGAGGATCAGATCGATGCCCTGCGCAAAGAGAAGCGGCTTCAGAAGACGCTGCCTATCAACGCGCGCCTGACGGGGATTGTGACGAAGAAGAACGTCCAGGAGGGCGACCACCTGAAAGCCGGCCAGCCGGCCTATACGATCGCGGACCTGTCGACGGTCTGGGTCATGGGCAAGGTTTACGAGTCGGATCTGCCGTACGTGAAGCTGGGCCAGGAGGCGGAGATGCGCCTCGATTACTTACCCGGCCGCACGTACCACGGCCGCGTGACGTACATTTACCCTTACCTCGAGGAAGGCACGCGCGAAATCCCCGTGCGCATGGAGTTCCACAACCCCGGCTATGTGTTGAAGCCCGGAATGTACGCGACGATTGAACTGAAGGCCGATCTGGGCGAGGCCGTCCTCGTGCCATCCATGGCCGTTATCAAGACCGGCGAGCGCGAAGTTGCCTTTGTCTCGCGCGAGGCCGGCAAGTTCGAGCCGCGCGAAGTGCAAACGGGATTACGCAATGCCACCGATGAGTTGCAGGTTCTGAGCGGCCTGGCCCCCGGAGAGAAAGTGGTCGTCAGCGGCCAGTTCCTGCTCGATTCGGAGAGCCGGCTGCGAGAGGCGACGCTGAAGATGCTGAGCCCGGGCATGAAGAACACTTCCGAGATCATGGAGCATGATCCGGATGCTCACGAAGAAATGGACATGGGGGACGGAGCCGCCGGGGGCGAGACAAAGTGGGTCTGCCCGATGCCGAGTCACGCGGGAATTTACTACGACGAGTCGGGGGATTGCCCGCTTTGCGGGATGATGCTGGTCCCGGTTGATCATGACCAGGATATCGGTTCTGCGATCGACCACTACACTTGCCCGATGCCGCAGCACTACCACATCAACGAAGACAGCCCGGGGAAGTGTCCCGAGTGCGGCATGACGCTGATCCCTGTCACCAAAGCGGAACTGGAGCGATTCGCCGTCGCGAAGGACGATGCGCCGCCGAATCTCTATACGTGCCCGATGCCAAGCCATGCTCACGTCGTGAGCGAAGAAGCAGGCAAATGCCCTGAGTGCGGAATGAAGTTGGTGCCGACGGAAAGCGTTCCCCACGGCCGCGATGCGGAGTTGAAGTGGGAGCAAGATCAGGCTGAAGCCCGAGGCGAAACGGTGCTCTACGTCTGCCCGATGGAATCGCACAAACACATCGTCTCCGATGAACCCGGCCGTTGCCCGGACTGCAATATGAAGCTCGTTCCGACGAGCGAGGTCGACTTTGGTGCGGAATCCGAACGTATCTGGCATGAGGAGCACGGGGGCTAA
- a CDS encoding TolC family protein — translation MRMRKARRARYTLLGTLVLGAVLLTACAPTDIGKWDDPATLRAEYQPALESETAEILEDGPALAEAIRLCAERNPRVEAARQRWLAAIYKAPQARSLPDPRLQYGYQFKSVETRVGPQQWNAGLTQTIPWWRKLWASGEKAELQAAIARLQYEATQRDLIVEVKDAYYELYYLDNATQITEKIEETLRTQGLVAYTELDSGRTQLGEAFRAESQAAQLAYDLILLREQRAAQAERLRSLLNLPPGTEIGTIKSAPVYEVTDDLEELQERAEAYREVLAIRGLEVQQAQYTTYLAKLSRIPDVGLGFNLINTEPARMAGVADSGKDPFIGLLNMNLPIWENRTRSLIKEKEAMEEAMRLDAMDELNEARRAVAKTFFAVQLTDRLATLYRDTLLPQAESVMGQAELDFRVDAASYSSVLETTLAYHNFLLAYHRAIADHGQAIGRLEKAVGSTAEARMESSEEVAE, via the coding sequence ATGAGGATGAGGAAGGCACGACGCGCTCGCTACACACTGTTGGGCACTCTTGTGCTCGGAGCAGTCCTGCTCACAGCATGTGCACCGACGGATATTGGCAAGTGGGACGATCCGGCGACGCTGCGAGCAGAATACCAGCCGGCACTGGAGTCCGAAACGGCCGAGATTTTGGAAGATGGGCCAGCGCTGGCAGAGGCAATCCGCCTTTGCGCTGAGCGCAATCCTCGAGTTGAAGCGGCTCGACAGCGCTGGCTGGCGGCGATCTACAAGGCACCCCAGGCGCGATCTCTTCCCGACCCACGACTGCAATACGGCTATCAGTTCAAGAGTGTCGAGACTCGCGTCGGCCCGCAGCAGTGGAACGCGGGCTTGACCCAGACGATTCCCTGGTGGCGAAAGCTGTGGGCCAGTGGGGAGAAGGCAGAACTGCAGGCCGCCATTGCGCGACTGCAGTATGAGGCGACCCAGCGCGATCTGATCGTTGAAGTGAAGGACGCGTACTACGAGCTCTACTACCTCGACAATGCGACGCAGATCACAGAGAAGATCGAGGAGACTCTTCGCACGCAGGGACTTGTGGCGTACACGGAACTCGATTCCGGGCGTACACAGTTGGGCGAAGCCTTTCGTGCGGAAAGCCAGGCGGCACAGTTGGCGTATGATCTGATCCTTCTCCGCGAGCAACGGGCGGCTCAGGCCGAACGTTTGCGATCGCTTCTGAACCTGCCTCCAGGGACGGAGATTGGCACGATCAAGAGCGCCCCAGTCTATGAGGTGACGGATGACCTGGAGGAGCTCCAGGAACGGGCCGAGGCCTATCGCGAAGTTCTTGCTATTCGAGGTCTCGAGGTTCAGCAGGCTCAGTACACCACGTACCTTGCAAAGCTCTCGCGCATCCCAGACGTGGGGCTCGGATTCAATCTGATCAATACAGAACCCGCGCGAATGGCCGGCGTCGCAGACAGTGGAAAGGACCCCTTCATCGGACTTCTGAACATGAATCTCCCAATCTGGGAAAACCGCACGCGCTCCCTGATCAAAGAGAAGGAGGCAATGGAGGAGGCGATGCGCCTGGATGCGATGGATGAACTGAATGAGGCGCGCCGAGCCGTGGCGAAGACTTTCTTTGCCGTGCAACTGACCGATCGCCTCGCGACGTTGTATCGCGATACCCTTCTGCCCCAAGCGGAATCCGTGATGGGCCAAGCCGAACTGGACTTCCGTGTGGATGCTGCCTCCTACTCATCGGTCCTCGAAACCACTCTCGCGTACCACAACTTCCTGCTCGCCTATCACCGCGCAATTGCCGATCACGGACAGGCCATCGGACGCCTGGAGAAGGCTGTTGGTTCCACCGCCGAAGCGCGAATGGAATCCAGCGAGGAGGTGGCCGAGTGA
- a CDS encoding efflux RND transporter periplasmic adaptor subunit, translated as MTRERKTGSRWSIAKRLLAAAIVATLGMVILEVGSGRAMAEEGKDGKAAPAAAQAAPKPQVAYVVIGTEPLTLTTELPARTSAFLVAEVRPQVSGIVQKRLFNEGSQVKAGEVLYEIDPAPFQASVDIAEANLEVAKRTAERARAALEASEANVKQQEATSELAELNRERAEDLVVDGAVSASDRDAAVTNSDVARAALEAARAQIESDRSALAVAEASIKQAEASLKAARIELNYTKIKAPIFGWIGKSNVTVGAMATAYQGIAFATIQQLDPVYVDAPQSNASRLQLLRNMQAGRIKSSEADATDVELLFEDGTPYNTAGTLKFSDVTVEPSTGSFIFRMTFPNPDNLLLPGMYVRAVVEEGMMDKAILVPQQGVSRDRRGDPYVLLVGEDGTVVQRPIVIDRAVGNRWLVDSGLSVGDRVIVEGALRARPGTPVNAVPFESSTAPATETKG; from the coding sequence ATGACGCGTGAACGCAAGACGGGATCGAGATGGTCGATCGCAAAGCGACTTCTGGCAGCAGCAATCGTGGCGACCCTGGGAATGGTCATCCTCGAAGTGGGCTCAGGCCGAGCGATGGCCGAGGAAGGCAAAGATGGGAAGGCGGCGCCGGCGGCTGCACAGGCGGCGCCGAAGCCGCAGGTCGCTTATGTGGTCATTGGGACGGAGCCGTTGACGCTGACCACCGAACTGCCGGCACGGACCTCGGCCTTCCTCGTGGCCGAGGTCCGTCCTCAAGTGAGTGGAATTGTGCAGAAGAGGCTCTTCAATGAAGGATCGCAGGTCAAAGCCGGCGAGGTGCTCTACGAAATCGATCCGGCACCGTTTCAGGCATCCGTCGATATCGCGGAAGCGAATCTGGAAGTCGCCAAGCGGACCGCCGAGCGGGCTCGCGCAGCGCTTGAAGCCAGCGAGGCGAACGTCAAGCAGCAGGAAGCGACGAGTGAACTTGCAGAACTGAACCGAGAGCGCGCCGAGGACCTTGTTGTCGACGGAGCCGTTTCAGCGAGTGATCGCGACGCAGCCGTGACGAACTCCGATGTGGCCAGGGCCGCGCTGGAAGCAGCGCGCGCGCAGATCGAAAGCGATCGCAGCGCACTGGCAGTGGCCGAGGCGTCGATCAAGCAGGCAGAGGCCTCGCTGAAGGCCGCGCGAATCGAGTTGAACTACACGAAGATCAAGGCCCCGATTTTCGGTTGGATCGGGAAGTCCAACGTCACGGTGGGTGCAATGGCCACCGCCTACCAAGGAATTGCTTTCGCGACGATTCAGCAACTCGACCCGGTATACGTCGACGCTCCGCAATCGAACGCCAGCCGGCTGCAACTGCTTCGCAATATGCAGGCAGGTCGCATCAAGAGCAGCGAGGCCGATGCGACCGATGTTGAACTGCTCTTCGAGGACGGGACTCCCTACAACACGGCCGGCACGCTGAAGTTCTCCGATGTCACCGTGGAGCCCAGCACAGGCTCTTTCATTTTCCGCATGACGTTTCCGAATCCCGACAATCTCCTTCTGCCGGGCATGTATGTGCGCGCCGTGGTCGAAGAAGGAATGATGGACAAGGCGATCCTGGTGCCGCAGCAGGGCGTTTCCCGTGACCGTCGTGGCGACCCGTACGTGTTGCTGGTGGGCGAGGATGGCACTGTCGTGCAGCGCCCGATCGTGATTGATCGCGCAGTCGGCAATCGTTGGCTCGTCGATTCGGGACTGTCCGTGGGCGATCGCGTGATCGTCGAAGGTGCGCTTCGCGCTCGCCCAGGTACTCCAGTAAACGCCGTTCCGTTCGAGAGCAGCACTGCACCAGCGACCGAGACGAAGGGGTAG